In Pajaroellobacter abortibovis, the following are encoded in one genomic region:
- a CDS encoding isoprenylcysteine carboxylmethyltransferase family protein has product MDNGPYRALRRPSYLAMLLALEAVCLLLNSTFCTLLSILLVLLSYLCRVQREQRVFEAELGSKYGAYRQQTWKLLPFLF; this is encoded by the coding sequence GTGGACAACGGACCTTATCGCGCCTTGCGCCGTCCCTCCTATCTGGCGATGCTGCTTGCTCTTGAAGCTGTGTGTTTGCTATTGAACTCCACTTTCTGCACCTTGTTATCGATTCTGCTTGTGCTTCTGTCCTATCTTTGTCGCGTCCAACGAGAACAGCGGGTGTTCGAGGCCGAACTGGGTAGCAAGTATGGTGCTTATCGCCAACAAACGTGGAAGTTACTCCCTTTTCTTTTTTGA
- a CDS encoding ClpXP protease specificity-enhancing factor SspB, whose product MNASYPPLPPKKNVILALLELSTVFIHLDPRREGVAVPPWLKRQFNLVLQIGFHMPIPIPDLKIDEKGVHCTLSFQRSPFFCVLPWSSIYALVGGEGSPTMLWPEDIPPEVIAQARSYQEEQPAVKGKKTDSSKSTFEVISPLPDAQGAERVSSEKEALEQPSSPLPTGRKEKRKLPPYLRVIK is encoded by the coding sequence ATGAATGCTTCCTATCCTCCTCTCCCTCCTAAGAAGAACGTTATTCTTGCCCTTCTGGAACTTTCCACGGTTTTTATTCACCTGGATCCACGTCGAGAAGGAGTGGCCGTCCCTCCTTGGCTTAAACGGCAGTTCAATCTGGTTTTGCAGATCGGGTTTCATATGCCTATTCCTATCCCTGACCTGAAGATTGATGAAAAGGGGGTTCACTGCACACTTAGTTTCCAGCGTTCCCCTTTTTTCTGTGTGTTGCCTTGGTCAAGCATCTATGCGTTGGTGGGGGGGGAAGGATCCCCTACAATGCTTTGGCCAGAAGATATCCCTCCTGAGGTGATTGCGCAGGCGCGTTCTTATCAAGAAGAACAACCTGCAGTAAAAGGAAAAAAAACGGATTCTTCCAAGTCCACTTTTGAAGTGATTTCTCCTCTCCCAGATGCTCAAGGTGCAGAGCGGGTATCTAGTGAGAAAGAGGCATTGGAGCAGCCCTCTTCTCCATTGCCAACAGGGCGCAAAGAGAAAAGAAAGCTCCCCCCATACTTGCGTGTTATTAAGTAA
- a CDS encoding ferredoxin--NADP reductase translates to MALPPTFYARLTSARMLSPSVRELVFTRIDELPFLFEPGQWINLFLPISEPEARRAYSIASAPNGTPSFELAVTHVQDGLGSTYLHQLQVGEILRMNGPQGFFTRPLPVTTASLFVANGTGVTPLRSMIQFALNQGDKSPLWLLFGSRYEEDILYRNDFEQWAASHPNLQLFFTLSRSHAQWKGRTGHVQEHVPELWHTLMASQQGEPHAYICGLSDMVGAVRQILRTELNASRHQLHTERYD, encoded by the coding sequence ATGGCTCTTCCACCTACTTTTTACGCCCGCCTTACCTCCGCTCGCATGCTCTCCCCTTCCGTGCGGGAGCTTGTGTTCACAAGAATAGATGAACTCCCTTTCCTGTTTGAACCAGGGCAGTGGATCAACCTTTTTTTGCCCATCTCCGAACCGGAAGCACGACGAGCCTACTCCATCGCTTCAGCCCCGAATGGAACCCCTTCTTTTGAGCTCGCAGTCACTCACGTTCAGGATGGTCTCGGCTCAACCTACCTACATCAGCTTCAGGTAGGAGAAATCCTTCGAATGAATGGCCCACAAGGTTTTTTTACTCGCCCTTTGCCCGTCACCACAGCTTCTCTTTTCGTAGCGAATGGGACAGGGGTTACCCCTCTTCGAAGCATGATTCAATTCGCTCTCAATCAAGGAGACAAGAGTCCCCTCTGGCTCCTCTTTGGGAGTCGTTACGAAGAAGATATTCTCTACCGAAATGATTTTGAGCAATGGGCAGCATCACACCCTAATTTACAACTATTTTTTACACTCTCTCGGTCTCATGCCCAATGGAAAGGGCGCACAGGACATGTCCAAGAGCACGTACCAGAGCTCTGGCATACACTTATGGCTAGTCAACAAGGAGAACCTCATGCCTATATCTGCGGTCTTTCCGATATGGTGGGAGCTGTTAGACAGATCCTGCGAACTGAATTAAATGCATCGCGCCATCAATTGCATACCGAGCGGTACGACTGA
- a CDS encoding cytochrome C assembly family protein yields MDPNSADICFGMAVAAYSASTLSFFKYLIRNRRDKRPAAVATFCLGVGVVFHFFYLGVVSLSSHACPIEGAPVLISMMSMLDCTLYLILRRFYRLDGIGAFLTLLCLVIFLASRLIHPEVLKGGWEEAAHTKSLLLPIHATANLFGTAFLMLAFVVAIAYLIQEKGLKEKRFKMIFEKLPPLDFLDQAEGVFLYAAFPLLTLGMLTGIADKRVVVFHLANILRVVFGVISWLLVGGFLSLRVIKGWRGRRIAYGTILGFGFIVIIFCFYLLRQESSPWVLKGGAA; encoded by the coding sequence TTGGACCCAAATAGTGCAGATATCTGTTTCGGAATGGCTGTAGCTGCTTATAGCGCCTCTACGCTCTCTTTTTTTAAATATTTAATAAGAAACAGGCGAGATAAGCGACCTGCGGCAGTGGCTACTTTTTGTCTTGGGGTGGGGGTTGTTTTTCATTTTTTCTACTTGGGAGTTGTCTCGCTTTCATCGCATGCCTGTCCAATAGAGGGGGCTCCTGTATTGATTAGTATGATGTCTATGTTGGATTGCACCCTCTATCTCATTCTAAGGCGATTTTATCGATTAGATGGGATAGGGGCCTTTCTTACACTTCTATGCTTGGTTATCTTTCTAGCTTCAAGGTTGATTCATCCGGAGGTGTTGAAAGGGGGATGGGAGGAGGCTGCCCACACCAAGAGTTTGCTGTTGCCTATTCACGCGACCGCAAATCTTTTTGGAACGGCCTTTCTCATGTTAGCTTTTGTCGTTGCAATTGCGTACCTTATTCAGGAAAAAGGACTTAAAGAGAAGCGGTTTAAAATGATTTTTGAAAAACTCCCTCCCCTTGATTTCTTGGATCAGGCGGAGGGAGTTTTTCTATATGCAGCTTTTCCCCTTTTGACGCTCGGTATGCTCACTGGCATTGCAGATAAGAGGGTAGTTGTTTTCCATTTGGCAAACATTCTCCGCGTTGTTTTTGGTGTAATTTCCTGGCTTTTGGTCGGTGGATTTCTCAGCCTGCGCGTGATTAAAGGTTGGAGGGGGCGTCGGATAGCCTATGGAACGATCTTGGGTTTTGGATTCATTGTTATCATTTTTTGTTTTTATTTGTTGCGGCAAGAGTCCTCTCCGTGGGTGCTCAAAGGGGGTGCTGCATGA
- the hemA gene encoding glutamyl-tRNA reductase gives MIILMGLSHHTASLQVREKLVIDTGALSRVLLQLKSRKEIGEAVILSTCNRFEVYAYAHRGIEKAKRAIGEVIAALNALPPCLYERGGNAAIRHLFRVACSLDSMVVGEPQILGQVKNAYEMAKQNKLVGPFLSRSFHSAFHVAKRVRARTAIGTGMVSIGSIAVDIARRIFGDLSSRTILLLGAGRMAEAVAKRLGKGEKSIRVCNRNNGRAQALADSFSGVAVPWSELETNLTQADIVIVSTASCGFVISCEMVKRVMKKRRGAPLFFLDIAMPRNVDPQVHQLENVFVFNLEDILHQARQGAQQRGQKVVMAEAMIEEEVSRLDAWFKERMIQPTVVALRSKLHETMLVELEHTYSLRLQHLKEEDKQILGQMIESAINKFLHLPIARIKEGAKNGNGRVMEDVLRQIFDIHSGHPLLHS, from the coding sequence ATGATTATTTTGATGGGCCTTTCTCATCACACGGCCTCTCTTCAGGTGCGGGAGAAGCTGGTGATTGATACAGGGGCTCTGTCCCGGGTTTTATTGCAATTAAAAAGCCGGAAGGAGATAGGCGAGGCTGTCATTCTATCTACCTGCAATCGATTTGAAGTGTATGCGTATGCCCACAGAGGGATTGAGAAAGCGAAGCGTGCAATTGGAGAAGTGATAGCGGCGCTGAATGCCCTACCTCCCTGTTTATATGAGCGGGGGGGGAATGCAGCTATTCGACATCTCTTTCGGGTAGCGTGCAGTCTTGATTCAATGGTGGTCGGGGAGCCTCAGATCTTGGGTCAAGTCAAGAATGCCTATGAGATGGCAAAACAAAATAAGTTGGTTGGTCCCTTTTTAAGTCGCAGTTTCCATTCTGCTTTTCATGTTGCCAAGAGGGTGAGGGCCAGGACTGCAATTGGAACAGGCATGGTGAGTATTGGAAGTATTGCTGTGGATATCGCACGGCGTATCTTCGGGGATCTCTCCTCTCGAACAATCCTTCTCCTGGGAGCAGGCAGGATGGCTGAAGCGGTGGCAAAACGGCTTGGCAAGGGGGAGAAGTCGATCCGTGTATGCAATCGAAATAACGGACGCGCACAAGCCCTGGCCGATTCTTTTTCAGGTGTTGCAGTCCCTTGGAGTGAATTGGAAACTAACTTGACCCAGGCAGATATTGTGATTGTGAGCACAGCGAGCTGTGGTTTTGTGATTTCTTGTGAGATGGTCAAACGTGTGATGAAAAAACGGCGCGGTGCTCCCCTCTTTTTCTTGGATATCGCGATGCCACGCAATGTCGATCCTCAAGTGCATCAGCTTGAGAACGTCTTTGTTTTCAACTTGGAGGATATTCTCCATCAGGCGCGTCAGGGAGCGCAACAGCGCGGGCAGAAAGTTGTGATGGCAGAGGCGATGATCGAGGAAGAAGTGAGTCGGTTAGATGCTTGGTTTAAAGAGAGAATGATTCAGCCCACCGTTGTTGCGCTCCGTTCGAAACTGCATGAAACGATGCTTGTAGAGTTAGAGCATACGTATTCTTTACGGCTTCAACATTTAAAAGAAGAGGATAAGCAGATACTGGGTCAAATGATCGAAAGCGCGATCAATAAGTTCCTTCATCTTCCTATTGCTCGTATCAAGGAAGGGGCAAAAAATGGCAATGGGAGAGTCATGGAGGATGTATTGAGGCAGATTTTTGATATTCACTCTGGACACCCCCTCTTGCACTCTTAA
- the hemC gene encoding hydroxymethylbilane synthase produces MKSPLVYVTRRSLLALMQSRMVIHQLLPHVQGGQAAFSELQVTTTGDRIQHVPLTEWGGKALFVKELEEALLQHRADFAIHSAKDLPAQLPSGLGIASVLKRGPTQDVLVAPSFSSLDQLPRGARVGTSSLRRAFSLRALRGDLDILPMRGNLETRFRKVVSGQYEAMVLAQAGVLRLGWGARITQVFTPEQMLPAVGQGVLAVECREEDQEVKALFSLIHDEETAICLFAERAVMHALGGGCKEPLAAYAHPFIEGGIQRLSLRAWVAHVDGSHYRSGEEQMLWPCDEKVAWEVGLCLGRRLSMNS; encoded by the coding sequence ATGAAATCACCGCTCGTTTATGTTACACGTCGCTCGCTTCTCGCTTTGATGCAGAGCAGAATGGTTATTCATCAGCTCCTTCCGCATGTGCAGGGGGGGCAAGCAGCGTTCTCTGAATTGCAGGTAACCACTACAGGAGATCGCATCCAGCATGTTCCTTTGACAGAGTGGGGGGGCAAAGCGCTTTTTGTCAAAGAGCTCGAAGAAGCGCTTCTGCAGCATCGAGCGGATTTTGCCATTCATTCTGCGAAGGATCTCCCGGCCCAATTACCTTCCGGTCTTGGGATCGCGTCGGTTTTAAAACGTGGGCCGACGCAGGATGTCCTCGTTGCACCTAGCTTCTCTTCGCTCGATCAGTTGCCTCGAGGGGCTCGTGTGGGGACTTCCAGTCTTCGCCGTGCGTTTTCTCTCCGCGCCCTGCGCGGTGATCTGGATATTCTGCCGATGCGGGGGAATCTAGAAACGCGTTTCCGAAAGGTGGTATCCGGGCAGTATGAGGCTATGGTATTAGCCCAAGCGGGGGTTCTCAGACTCGGATGGGGTGCCCGCATCACTCAGGTTTTTACTCCTGAGCAGATGTTGCCTGCGGTGGGGCAGGGGGTTCTGGCCGTTGAATGCCGAGAGGAGGACCAGGAGGTCAAAGCGCTGTTTTCCCTCATTCATGACGAAGAGACTGCGATTTGCCTTTTTGCAGAGCGTGCTGTCATGCATGCGCTTGGGGGGGGGTGCAAAGAGCCTCTAGCCGCTTATGCCCATCCTTTCATCGAAGGGGGGATTCAGCGGTTATCTCTTCGAGCGTGGGTGGCGCATGTGGATGGTTCTCACTACCGCAGTGGAGAAGAGCAAATGCTCTGGCCATGTGATGAGAAGGTCGCTTGGGAAGTTGGCTTATGCTTGGGTAGAAGGCTTTCAATGAATTCATGA